A genome region from Macaca nemestrina isolate mMacNem1 chromosome 20, mMacNem.hap1, whole genome shotgun sequence includes the following:
- the LOC105478567 gene encoding peptidoglycan recognition protein 1, translating into MSRRCALLAWALLGLLRLGEAQKTEAPACCSPIVPRNEWRALQSECTQRLSLPLRYVVVSHTAGSSCNTPALCQQQTQNVQSYHVKTLGWCDVGYNFLIGEDGLVYEGRGWNFTGAHADHLWNIMSIGISFMGNYMDRVPPPRALRAAQGLLACGVAQGALKSNYVLKGHRDVQRTLSPGDQLYNLIQNWPHYPSH; encoded by the exons ATGTCCCGCCGCTGTGCGCTGCTTGCCTGGGCTCTCCTCGGCCTCCTTCGACTCGGAGAGGCTCAGAAGACAGAAGCCCCGGCCTGCTGCAGCCCTATAGTGCCCCGGAACGAGTGGAGGGCCCTGCAGTCAGAGTGCACCCAGCGCCTGAGCCTGCCCTTGCGCTATGTGGTGGTGTCGCACACGGCGGGCAGCAGCTGCAACACCCCAGCCTTGTGCCAGCAGCAGACCCAGAATGTGCAGTCCTACCACGTGAAGACACTGGGCTGGTGCGACGTGGGCTACAA CTTCCTGATTGGAGAAGATGGGCTCGTATACGAGGGCCGTGGCTGGAACTTCACGGGCGCGCACGCAGATCACTTGTGGAACATCATGTCCATTGGCATCAGCTTCATGGGCAACTACATGG ATCGGGTGCCCCCACCCCGGGCCCTCCGGGCAGCCCAGGGTCTACTGGCCTGCGGTGTGGCTCAGGGAGCCCTGAAGTCCAACTATGTGCTCAAAGGACACCGGGATGTGCAGCGTACACTCTCTCCAGGCGACCAGCTCTACAACCTCATCCAGAATTGGCCACACTATCCCTCCCACTGA